The following proteins are encoded in a genomic region of Diabrotica virgifera virgifera chromosome 1, PGI_DIABVI_V3a:
- the LOC114328865 gene encoding 26S proteasome non-ATPase regulatory subunit 6: MPIENLEDQGLEKNPDLELAHCKFLLTLPEYRSDKNVHSKITEAIKKDDMAPWYELICKDAGWKLDANLLSALKAKNAEKIKLLDEAIEDAEKNLGEMEVREAYLRKAEYYSRIGDKDNAVSTFRQTYDKTVSLGHRLDIIFHLIRIGLFFMDHDLITRNIEKAKTLIEEGGDWDRRNRLKVYQGAYCMSVRDFKSAANLFLDTVSTFTSYELMDYKAFVRYTVYTSIISLPRNQLRDKVVKGSEILEVLHSEPFVKDYLFSLYNCQYAEFFTNLAEVETVLRKDYFLNPHYRFYVREMKILAYTQLLESYRSLTLQYMAEAFGVTVEYIDKELSTFIAAGRLHCKIDRVGGIVETNRPDLKNAQFNSVVKQGDLLLNRVQKLSRVINI; the protein is encoded by the coding sequence ATGCCGATTGAAAATTTAGAAGACCAGGGTCTTGAGAAAAACCCTGATTTAGAATTAGCACATTGTAAGTTTCTGTTAACTTTACCAGAATATCGCAGTGATAAAAACGTCCACTCCAAAATAACAGAAGCTATAAAGAAAGATGATATGGCCCCATGGTATGAACTTATTTGTAAAGATGCTGGTTGGAAACTTGATGCTAATCTACTGAGTGCATTAAAAGCTAAGAACGCTGAGAAGATCAAGCTTTTGGATGAAGCCATAGAAGATGCCGAGAAAAATTTAGGTGAAATGGAAGTTCGAGAAGCCTACTTAAGAAAAGCAGAATACTACAGCCGAATTGGTGATAAAGACAACGCAGTTAGTACTTTCAGACAAACATATGATAAAACTGTATCACTTGGTCATCGTTTAGATATTATTTTTCACTTGATAAGAATTGGTTTGTTCTTCATGGACCATGATCTCATCACAAGAAATATTGAAAAAGCTAAAACCCTTATTGAAGAAGGAGGTGATTGGGATAGAAGAAATCGTTTAAAAGTGTATCAAGGTGCATATTGTATGTCAGTACGAGACTTCAAATCAGCTGCTAACTTGTTTTTGGACACAGTAAGCACTTTTACATCATACGAACTAATGGACTATAAAGCATTTGTCAGGTATACTGTATACACCTCTATTATTAGTTTGCCAAGGAACCAATTAAGAGATAAAGTGGTCAAAGGTTCCGAAATATTGGAAGTACTGCATTCAGAACCATTTGTAAAAGATTaccttttttctttatataatTGTCAGTATGCTGAATTTTTCACAAATCTTGCAGAAGTTGAAACAGTTCTCAGAAAAGATTATTTCTTGAATCCTCACTATCGTTTCTATGTAAGAGAGATGAAGATACTTGCTTATACACAATTATTGGAGTCATATAGGTCTCTTACTTTACAATACATGGCAGAAGCCTTTGGAGTTACTGTTGAATACATTGATAAAGAACTGTCCACATTTATAGCAGCAGGAAGATTGCATTGTAAAATTGATCGAGTTGGGGGAATTGTTGAAACTAATAGACCAGATTTAAAGAATGCCCAATTTAATTCTGTGGTAAAACAAGGAGATTTACTGCTGAATAGAGTCCAAAAATTATCTAGGGTGATCAATatctaa